One region of Candidatus Binatia bacterium genomic DNA includes:
- the coaBC gene encoding bifunctional phosphopantothenoylcysteine decarboxylase/phosphopantothenate--cysteine ligase CoaBC, translated as MAQPLEAKTILVGLSGGIACYKAAELVRLLVKEGARVRVMMTRNAREFITPLTLQTLSGQPVATDTFDLAQESGIGHIALADGADAVVIAPATANVIGKIAAGLGDDILTTVLLATRAPVLIAPSMNVNMYENPLVQANLRRLDSLSYRIIEPGEGFLACGWEGKGRLAEPAAILAEVERAVTRHDLEGERVLVTAGPNREPIDPVRFLSNRSTGKMGFALAAAAWRRGAAVDLIAGPTSLATPTGVRRIDVQTAQEMHDAVLGAYETATIVLMAAAVADYRPPRVEPHKLKKGTAALTLDLVRTVDILTEIAPRKGSRLIVGFAAETENVLANAARKLAAKGIDLIVANDVAAGDTGFAVDTNAVSIIDAGGETQSVPLMSKAEVADRVLDRVVALRGRH; from the coding sequence ATGGCGCAGCCACTTGAAGCCAAGACGATCCTGGTCGGGCTGAGCGGCGGCATCGCCTGTTACAAGGCGGCGGAGTTGGTCCGCCTGCTCGTCAAAGAGGGCGCTCGGGTACGGGTCATGATGACCCGGAACGCGCGGGAGTTCATCACCCCCCTCACTTTGCAAACCCTCAGCGGGCAGCCGGTTGCCACCGACACCTTCGACCTCGCCCAGGAGTCCGGGATCGGGCACATCGCGCTTGCCGACGGCGCCGACGCCGTGGTGATTGCGCCGGCAACGGCAAACGTCATCGGCAAGATCGCCGCCGGCCTCGGCGACGATATCCTGACCACCGTGCTGCTGGCCACTCGCGCACCGGTCCTGATTGCCCCGTCGATGAACGTGAACATGTACGAGAATCCTCTCGTGCAGGCCAATCTGCGCCGGCTCGATAGCTTGAGCTACCGCATCATCGAACCGGGAGAGGGTTTTCTCGCTTGTGGTTGGGAGGGTAAGGGCCGCCTTGCGGAGCCGGCGGCGATACTGGCCGAAGTGGAGCGGGCCGTGACCCGGCACGACCTCGAAGGCGAGCGGGTCCTCGTCACCGCCGGCCCGAATCGGGAGCCGATCGATCCCGTACGCTTCCTGTCTAACCGCTCGACCGGGAAGATGGGTTTCGCCCTGGCCGCGGCCGCATGGCGCCGCGGCGCTGCCGTCGACCTGATCGCCGGCCCGACTTCCCTGGCGACGCCCACGGGTGTGCGCCGCATCGACGTGCAAACGGCGCAAGAGATGCACGACGCCGTACTCGGCGCGTACGAAACGGCGACGATCGTACTGATGGCCGCGGCCGTAGCCGACTACCGGCCGCCGCGAGTAGAGCCGCACAAACTCAAGAAAGGCACCGCCGCTTTGACCCTCGACCTGGTACGCACGGTCGACATCCTGACCGAAATCGCACCGCGCAAGGGTTCTCGACTGATCGTGGGATTTGCGGCCGAAACCGAGAACGTACTTGCCAACGCCGCACGCAAGCTGGCCGCCAAGGGCATCGACCTCATTGTCGCCAACGACGTCGCCGCCGGCGATACCGGCTTTGCCGTCGACACCAACGCCGTGTCGATCATCGACGCCGGCGGCGAGACGCAATCGGTGCCTTTGATGTCGAAGGCGGAGGTCGCCGACCGGGTCCTCGATCGCGTCGTCGCCCTGCGCGGCCGGCATTGA
- a CDS encoding zinc dependent phospholipase C family protein, which translates to MFLATLAFLALLLAPSGAWAWGPITHLAHGADVLADLTILGAALQQILRRHRLEYLYGCVGADITQAKKYTRAQQAHCHSWEVGWSVLERATTDAQRAFAYGYLTHLAGDCYSHNHFVPTQLIVSYSARTLRHVYWEARFDTLQHTEHRQIIRELRNHRFSECEGLVRDVVSRTIFPFRTDKRIFDSFIAVHDLDQWYVIMRRLVAASRYALPQAIVGRYNAVCRAAVLDVLTRGKKADCQRADPTGIDALSLAKEIRVLLRTLERRGAIPGKLRDDIAALDSRDDLEGTAAFEPLRLSVGRG; encoded by the coding sequence ATGTTCCTTGCGACGCTTGCATTCCTGGCGCTGCTCCTCGCTCCGTCCGGAGCGTGGGCCTGGGGCCCGATCACGCATCTTGCGCACGGCGCCGATGTGTTGGCGGACCTTACCATCCTGGGAGCGGCCCTTCAACAAATCCTCCGGCGCCATCGGCTCGAGTATCTCTACGGTTGCGTCGGCGCCGACATAACGCAGGCGAAAAAGTACACGCGGGCCCAACAGGCGCATTGCCACTCGTGGGAAGTCGGTTGGAGCGTGCTGGAACGCGCGACCACCGATGCCCAGCGGGCCTTTGCTTACGGGTATCTCACGCACCTTGCCGGCGACTGCTACTCCCACAACCACTTCGTGCCGACGCAGCTCATCGTCAGTTATTCGGCGCGAACGCTCCGGCACGTGTACTGGGAGGCGCGCTTCGATACGCTCCAACACACCGAGCACCGGCAGATCATTCGGGAACTCCGCAACCACCGCTTCTCGGAGTGCGAGGGCCTGGTGCGCGATGTCGTGTCGCGCACGATCTTCCCGTTCCGGACGGACAAACGCATCTTCGATTCGTTTATCGCCGTACACGACCTCGATCAGTGGTACGTCATAATGCGCCGCCTGGTTGCCGCGTCGCGGTACGCCCTGCCGCAGGCCATTGTGGGAAGATACAACGCAGTCTGTCGGGCGGCGGTCCTGGATGTGCTGACCCGTGGCAAGAAGGCCGATTGCCAGCGCGCGGATCCCACGGGCATCGATGCGCTGAGCCTGGCCAAGGAGATTCGCGTCCTGCTGCGCACTCTGGAGCGGCGCGGGGCAATTCCGGGGAAGCTGCGCGACGACATCGCCGCACTCGATTCTCGGGACGACCTCGAGGGCACTGCCGCCTTCGAGCCCTTGCGCCTCTCGGTCGGTCGCGGCTGA
- a CDS encoding slipin family protein, translating to MGPATTVLIVLLGLVLSGIKILKEYERGVIFRLGRLVASRGPGIIFVIPFVEKMQRVELRTVTMDVPPQDVISRDNVSVKVSAVLYFRVIDPNRAVVEVADYLFATSQLAQTTLRSVCGQAELDELLAEREHINSRLQEILDQQTDTWGIKVVTVELKHIDLPQEMQRAMARQAEAERERRAKVINAEGEFQAAQKLADASAVIGQHPMALQLRFLQTLTEVASENNSTTVFPLPIDLLTPFLKASDKD from the coding sequence ATGGGTCCAGCCACGACAGTATTGATTGTGCTCCTCGGCCTCGTGCTGAGCGGCATAAAGATCCTGAAGGAATACGAGCGCGGGGTGATCTTCCGGCTCGGTCGGCTGGTCGCCTCGCGCGGCCCAGGAATTATCTTCGTGATTCCCTTTGTCGAGAAGATGCAGCGGGTCGAGCTGCGCACGGTGACCATGGACGTACCGCCGCAGGACGTCATCTCGCGGGACAACGTCTCGGTGAAGGTGAGTGCCGTGCTGTATTTCCGCGTCATCGATCCGAACCGTGCGGTGGTCGAGGTGGCAGATTACCTGTTCGCCACCTCGCAACTCGCCCAGACCACCCTGCGCAGCGTCTGCGGTCAGGCGGAGCTGGATGAACTGCTGGCCGAACGCGAGCATATCAATTCCCGCCTGCAGGAGATCCTGGACCAACAGACCGACACCTGGGGCATTAAGGTCGTCACCGTCGAGCTGAAGCACATCGACCTGCCCCAGGAGATGCAGCGCGCGATGGCACGGCAGGCCGAGGCAGAGCGCGAACGCCGCGCCAAGGTGATCAATGCCGAGGGCGAGTTTCAGGCGGCGCAGAAACTGGCGGACGCTTCGGCGGTTATCGGTCAGCACCCGATGGCGCTTCAGCTACGGTTCCTGCAAACCCTCACCGAGGTCGCGTCGGAGAACAACTCGACAACCGTGTTTCCCCTCCCCATCGATCTGCTGACGCCATTTTTGAAGGCGAGCGACAAGGATTGA
- a CDS encoding polyprenyl synthetase family protein, which translates to MSRPTQTRPLDPVPPLTVAEGIELVEARLAGLLASREPLMTEVATYLVGSGGKRVRPAVMLLVYRACGGRGRDDIVDMATALELIHSATLLHDDIIDDSATRRGKPTAHRRYGLGTTLVTGDFVFSRAFQVCGRFDEQIVAWAADACVSLTEGEIMQSRFRHNATVTVDDYLEIIARKTASIFQQGARCSAYLAGARPQLIEAVGRCGFNVGMTFQVVDDLLDVAGTEVRLGKPVGNDVRDGNPSLPMVLALQRDPQLARFFETRQPGDGAMRDALERVRATGVLDEVRTLAASYAARALDCLDAVPQSVERDELIALVQQLVDRAA; encoded by the coding sequence GTGAGCCGACCCACACAGACCCGCCCCCTCGATCCCGTCCCGCCACTGACGGTTGCCGAAGGCATCGAACTGGTAGAAGCACGCCTGGCCGGACTGCTCGCCTCGCGCGAGCCGCTAATGACCGAAGTGGCCACGTATCTGGTCGGATCGGGCGGCAAGCGGGTGCGGCCCGCGGTGATGCTCCTCGTGTATCGCGCCTGCGGCGGTCGGGGGCGCGACGATATTGTCGATATGGCTACCGCGCTCGAACTCATCCACTCGGCGACGCTCCTGCACGACGACATCATCGACGATAGCGCGACCCGTCGGGGGAAACCGACCGCACACCGTCGCTACGGGCTCGGAACCACGCTGGTCACGGGTGACTTCGTTTTTAGCCGCGCTTTTCAAGTGTGCGGCAGGTTCGACGAGCAGATCGTTGCATGGGCGGCCGACGCATGCGTGAGCCTGACCGAAGGCGAGATCATGCAGAGCCGGTTCCGCCACAACGCTACGGTCACGGTCGACGACTATCTCGAAATCATTGCGCGCAAGACCGCGAGCATCTTTCAGCAGGGCGCCCGCTGCTCGGCGTATCTTGCCGGCGCCCGGCCGCAATTGATCGAAGCGGTAGGCCGTTGCGGGTTCAATGTCGGCATGACGTTTCAGGTCGTCGACGACTTGCTCGACGTGGCCGGCACCGAGGTGCGCCTCGGCAAACCGGTCGGCAACGACGTGCGCGACGGCAACCCGTCGTTGCCGATGGTGCTGGCATTGCAACGCGATCCGCAGCTCGCCAGGTTCTTCGAAACGCGCCAGCCCGGCGACGGTGCGATGCGCGATGCACTGGAGCGGGTCCGCGCTACCGGGGTTCTCGACGAAGTCCGCACCCTGGCGGCGAGCTACGCAGCGCGGGCGCTGGATTGCCTCGACGCGGTGCCCCAATCGGTCGAGCGCGACGAACTAATCGCTCTGGTCCAGCAATTGGTCGATCGCGCCGCCTGA
- a CDS encoding uracil-DNA glycosylase translates to MQASQGTSPPNATGPRPPEQAAAIDLIAAVRAYLHYLASTGLDALPSTAIVPRPGAAAPATIKGPPEPTEKPRERRPGPLPPAAAAAPVEPARTDLFVDPGLSEARTLEELRDAIGDCQRCRLAPGRTHLVFGVGNPHAELMFVGEGPGRDEDLKGEPFVGRAGQLLTEIITKGMKMRREDVYIANVVKCRPPENRNPEPDEIAACQPFLRRQIEIVGPKAIVALGTFAAQTLLAVRTPIFRLRGHWHDFHGVKLMPTLHPAYLLRNPADKKLVWADIKMVLAELGITV, encoded by the coding sequence ATGCAAGCGTCGCAAGGAACATCGCCTCCAAATGCTACCGGCCCCCGGCCACCGGAACAAGCCGCAGCGATCGATCTAATCGCTGCCGTTCGGGCGTACCTCCACTACCTCGCGAGCACCGGCCTCGATGCTCTGCCGTCGACGGCGATCGTCCCACGCCCCGGCGCCGCGGCGCCGGCGACAATTAAGGGCCCGCCGGAACCGACGGAGAAACCCCGTGAGCGGCGCCCCGGACCGCTACCCCCGGCCGCCGCGGCGGCGCCGGTCGAACCGGCAAGGACCGACCTGTTTGTCGACCCCGGGCTCAGCGAGGCGCGGACCCTCGAAGAGCTGCGCGACGCGATCGGCGACTGTCAGCGTTGTCGGCTCGCGCCGGGACGCACCCATCTGGTGTTCGGCGTCGGCAATCCCCACGCCGAGTTGATGTTCGTCGGCGAAGGGCCGGGGCGCGACGAGGATCTCAAAGGCGAGCCCTTCGTCGGGCGCGCCGGCCAGTTGCTCACCGAAATCATCACCAAAGGCATGAAGATGCGGCGCGAGGACGTGTACATCGCCAACGTCGTCAAGTGCCGTCCTCCCGAAAATCGTAATCCCGAGCCCGACGAGATCGCCGCCTGCCAGCCGTTTCTGCGGCGGCAGATCGAGATCGTCGGGCCGAAGGCGATCGTCGCCCTCGGCACGTTCGCCGCTCAGACGCTCCTCGCGGTTCGCACGCCGATCTTCCGTCTGCGGGGCCACTGGCACGATTTCCACGGCGTCAAGCTCATGCCGACGTTGCACCCCGCGTACTTGCTGCGTAACCCGGCGGACAAGAAGCTCGTGTGGGCCGACATCAAGATGGTGCTCGCCGAGTTGGGGATAACGGTGTGA
- a CDS encoding flippase-like domain-containing protein, which yields MNRTLRIVLSIAISVVFLTIAVWNVDWRQAGAALARAHYIYVVPMFLVTVWTLYIRAQRWRLLLRPLGNPPMGTLIAATNIGFMANMVLPLRAGEVIRPVLLSRKEREPLGGVLATIVLERIFDMMMVLLLFGVSFVAVPVSDEVRRWGYFVLFTAVAVAAGVAAIRWQEATALRLLARAVARAPASVGHHLDHFFRGFIRALEILDNPWTFLQAIAWSLYLWIVIASTYFWGLLAFDLPVPWVVGSLVITSLIAIAVSAPSAPGYIGAFQVGCALALGLFGISESDAFAYSIVLHLTQFAGTIAAGLYSLTREGMTFQQIEHVSETDGAAT from the coding sequence ATGAACCGAACCCTCCGCATTGTCCTGAGCATCGCCATTTCGGTGGTCTTCCTCACCATTGCGGTGTGGAACGTCGACTGGCGGCAGGCCGGTGCGGCTCTGGCCCGGGCGCACTACATCTACGTGGTGCCGATGTTTCTGGTGACCGTGTGGACGCTGTACATCCGTGCCCAGCGCTGGCGGCTGCTCCTGCGCCCGCTGGGCAACCCTCCCATGGGCACGCTGATCGCCGCCACCAACATCGGTTTCATGGCCAACATGGTACTGCCCCTGCGCGCCGGCGAAGTGATCAGGCCGGTGCTGCTGAGCCGCAAGGAGCGCGAGCCGCTCGGCGGCGTACTCGCCACGATCGTGCTCGAACGCATTTTCGACATGATGATGGTGCTGCTCCTGTTCGGAGTGTCGTTCGTGGCCGTACCGGTGTCGGACGAGGTGCGGAGGTGGGGATATTTTGTCTTGTTTACGGCAGTCGCGGTGGCCGCCGGAGTTGCCGCTATCCGCTGGCAGGAAGCGACCGCCCTGCGGCTGCTCGCTCGGGCCGTCGCCCGCGCACCCGCAAGCGTCGGCCACCACCTGGATCACTTCTTCAGGGGCTTCATCCGCGCCCTGGAAATCCTCGACAACCCCTGGACTTTCCTGCAGGCGATCGCCTGGTCGCTGTACCTCTGGATCGTCATCGCGAGCACCTATTTCTGGGGACTTCTGGCCTTCGATCTGCCGGTGCCCTGGGTCGTCGGCTCGCTGGTGATCACGTCGCTTATCGCCATTGCGGTGTCGGCGCCGTCGGCGCCCGGGTACATCGGCGCCTTCCAGGTCGGTTGCGCGCTGGCGCTGGGCCTGTTCGGCATCTCGGAAAGCGACGCCTTCGCATACTCCATTGTGCTCCACCTGACGCAGTTCGCCGGGACCATCGCCGCCGGCCTCTATTCCCTGACGCGTGAGGGTATGACCTTCCAACAGATCGAGCACGTCTCGGAAACCGATGGCGCAGCCACTTGA
- the hpnI gene encoding bacteriohopanetetrol glucosamine biosynthesis glycosyltransferase HpnI, translating to MGTDVLRHALDLAISSTLVIGVVVSIAFSLAAGISARAFRRQRGAPLPHSPLPGVTVLKPLHGSDAYLYDNLRSLCRQNYPTVQIVCGVRDPDDPAIPVVERLQREHPECQIDLVIDGGLYGSNRKVSNLHNMYRVARHDVLVIADSDVRVPPDYLRRLAGAVADPGVGVVSCLYRAENTATLPARVESLFINTDFVPMVLVARLVEKPTYAFGATMAIRRTVLDESGGFLPFADLLADDYHLGQRVAERGYSLVLSEQVVGTLFAVDSWRHAFEHQLRWARTNRACRPFGYFFSILGHGTLWALLVLLSFGIDSALGRLAVAALGLRGLVAVYVATRTLRGRLTAFDLALLPFTDLAWSLLWLLAFTGNTVVWRGTRYRLRPGGRIDLLTTDGTCPASPARPARDEPGQPAASAG from the coding sequence GTGGGGACCGACGTCCTGAGGCACGCACTGGACCTCGCCATCAGTAGCACCCTGGTCATCGGGGTCGTCGTCTCGATCGCCTTCTCTTTGGCCGCCGGCATCAGTGCGCGCGCTTTCCGCCGCCAGCGTGGGGCCCCGCTGCCCCACTCGCCTCTCCCCGGTGTCACCGTGTTGAAGCCGCTCCACGGTAGCGACGCCTACCTGTACGACAACCTGCGCAGCCTCTGCCGACAGAACTACCCGACCGTGCAAATCGTCTGTGGGGTCCGTGACCCGGACGATCCGGCGATTCCGGTTGTCGAGCGTCTGCAACGTGAACATCCCGAATGCCAGATCGACCTCGTGATCGACGGCGGTCTCTACGGCAGCAACCGTAAGGTCAGCAACCTGCACAACATGTACCGGGTAGCCCGGCACGACGTCCTGGTGATTGCCGACAGCGACGTGCGCGTGCCGCCCGACTACCTGCGGCGGCTCGCCGGCGCCGTGGCCGACCCGGGTGTGGGCGTCGTCTCCTGTCTGTACCGCGCGGAGAACACGGCGACGTTGCCGGCTCGGGTGGAGTCGTTGTTCATCAACACGGACTTCGTTCCCATGGTGCTGGTGGCGCGGCTGGTGGAGAAGCCCACCTACGCTTTTGGCGCCACCATGGCCATACGGCGCACCGTGTTAGACGAATCGGGGGGGTTTCTCCCGTTCGCGGACCTGCTTGCCGACGACTACCACCTGGGCCAGCGAGTGGCCGAGCGGGGATATAGCCTCGTCCTCTCCGAGCAGGTCGTTGGAACGCTGTTCGCGGTCGATTCCTGGCGTCACGCGTTCGAGCACCAGCTCCGCTGGGCGCGCACGAACCGCGCCTGCCGCCCGTTCGGTTACTTCTTCTCGATCCTCGGCCACGGCACACTCTGGGCGCTGCTGGTCCTGCTGTCCTTCGGCATCGACTCGGCGCTCGGGCGGCTGGCCGTCGCCGCTCTCGGACTGCGCGGCCTGGTGGCGGTATATGTGGCGACCCGCACACTGCGGGGACGCCTGACGGCGTTCGACCTGGCGCTTCTCCCCTTCACCGATCTTGCCTGGTCTCTGCTCTGGCTGCTGGCTTTCACCGGCAACACGGTGGTTTGGCGCGGCACGCGCTACCGCCTCCGGCCCGGCGGGCGGATCGACCTGTTGACCACCGACGGCACCTGCCCCGCATCTCCGGCACGGCCGGCGCGCGACGAACCGGGCCAACCGGCGGCATCGGCGGGATAA
- a CDS encoding CDP-alcohol phosphatidyltransferase family protein: protein MERAAFLLDQAVAAGVVLFVAGVVGFSIRRYRTADPSAAAGGSLVLGPRIRSWYVDHLAPFEDACVRSGVTPAALSYTQLVGSIVVGALYAAGLTFTAGWVLLATSSLDIVDGRVARRTGGASPRGAFLDSVIDRYAESFAYCGLAIYFRATWMLAVVLFALTGSLMVSYARARAEGLGAENRVGVLQRPERLVILGFGTIFGALYAHLVAPWTPGPADLLTAATVLLIAVLANITAVQRVLYTYRELAGEAHIRPPIPLPTAPAEPGLPMAQATAARAATQRRVVGTFTLMIGAGLVLDLHAVAAGSAVIVCGAVCLASGLYWPGGQRAAATSETEFTSTVRSDR, encoded by the coding sequence ATGGAGCGTGCCGCTTTCTTGCTCGATCAAGCCGTCGCCGCCGGTGTCGTGCTGTTCGTCGCCGGCGTTGTCGGCTTCAGCATACGCCGTTATCGGACTGCCGACCCCTCCGCCGCGGCCGGCGGCTCTCTCGTACTTGGACCCCGAATCCGCAGTTGGTACGTCGACCACCTCGCCCCCTTCGAGGACGCGTGCGTTCGCAGCGGCGTCACGCCGGCGGCCCTCTCTTATACTCAGCTAGTGGGCAGCATCGTCGTTGGGGCTCTTTACGCCGCGGGCCTGACCTTCACCGCCGGCTGGGTGCTCCTGGCGACGAGTAGCCTGGATATCGTCGACGGACGGGTCGCGCGCCGCACCGGCGGCGCCAGTCCGCGCGGAGCTTTTCTGGACTCGGTCATCGACCGCTATGCCGAGTCGTTCGCTTACTGCGGCCTGGCCATATATTTCCGCGCCACGTGGATGCTCGCGGTGGTCCTGTTCGCGCTGACCGGAAGCCTGATGGTGAGCTACGCCCGGGCCCGGGCCGAGGGGCTGGGAGCCGAAAACCGCGTGGGCGTGCTTCAGCGACCGGAGCGTCTGGTCATCCTCGGCTTCGGCACGATCTTCGGTGCCCTTTACGCGCACCTGGTGGCGCCGTGGACGCCGGGTCCGGCCGACCTTCTGACCGCCGCCACGGTGCTGCTCATCGCCGTACTCGCCAACATCACGGCCGTACAGCGAGTCCTTTACACCTACCGTGAACTCGCCGGCGAGGCGCATATCCGACCGCCGATACCGTTGCCCACGGCACCCGCGGAGCCCGGCCTACCGATGGCGCAAGCCACGGCGGCGCGCGCCGCAACGCAGCGCCGGGTTGTCGGCACCTTCACGCTCATGATCGGGGCGGGTCTGGTGCTCGACCTGCATGCCGTCGCCGCGGGTTCAGCCGTCATCGTCTGCGGTGCCGTCTGCCTCGCTTCCGGCTTGTACTGGCCCGGCGGTCAGAGGGCGGCGGCCACAAGCGAAACCGAATTCACGTCGACGGTAAGAAGCGACAGATGA
- a CDS encoding nodulation protein NfeD — protein MSGLGTARRRLTFWLGVLAAGLTLAANRTPVPTPSPTPGAAPPPPASGAAQVYLIVVDAGINPATADFIRESIATAHQDDARALVIQLDTPGGLLDSARTIVKELLGAPVPVIVYVAPSGAGATSAGVFVTMAANIAAMAPGTNIGAAHPVTGQGGNVEGDIGTKVVNFAASLSKTIAGERGRNVEWAEKAVRESVSITAQEALELHVIDIVATDLPDLLRQANGRETMVAGRPVVLALAGATIVPREMRLKQRLLNILADPNIAYLLITAGLLGLYVEFTHPGVMFPGVVGGICLLLGLTALQVLPINYSGLALIGLGVALLVSELFLPSFGILGVGGIAAFVLGSLLLFDTPESDLAVDPAIVYAAAATFGGFTLLVSFLVVRSQRRPAALGSEGLLGTIGEVRQALPGGHETGKVFVHGEHWNAIADEAIEVGAEVEVIGVDGLRLHVRRARQE, from the coding sequence GTGAGCGGCCTCGGCACGGCGCGCCGGCGCCTCACCTTCTGGCTCGGCGTGCTGGCCGCCGGGCTGACCCTGGCTGCCAATCGCACGCCGGTGCCCACCCCGAGCCCGACACCCGGCGCGGCGCCGCCCCCCCCCGCAAGCGGCGCCGCTCAGGTGTACCTCATAGTCGTCGACGCCGGCATCAATCCGGCCACGGCCGACTTCATCCGCGAGTCGATCGCCACGGCGCACCAGGACGACGCCCGAGCCCTGGTCATTCAGCTCGACACCCCGGGCGGCTTGCTCGATTCCGCCCGGACGATCGTCAAGGAACTTCTCGGCGCCCCCGTCCCGGTCATCGTCTACGTCGCGCCGAGCGGTGCCGGCGCTACCTCGGCGGGCGTCTTCGTTACCATGGCCGCCAACATCGCCGCGATGGCTCCGGGAACCAACATCGGCGCGGCCCACCCGGTCACCGGGCAGGGCGGCAATGTCGAGGGCGATATCGGCACCAAGGTGGTGAACTTCGCGGCGTCCTTGAGCAAGACGATCGCGGGGGAGCGCGGCCGCAACGTCGAGTGGGCCGAGAAGGCGGTGCGCGAGAGCGTCTCCATCACGGCGCAGGAGGCCCTCGAACTGCACGTCATCGACATCGTCGCGACCGACCTGCCCGATCTGCTGCGACAGGCCAACGGCCGCGAAACCATGGTTGCTGGGCGACCCGTCGTCCTCGCCCTAGCCGGCGCCACGATCGTTCCCCGCGAGATGCGCCTCAAACAAAGACTGCTTAATATCCTCGCCGACCCGAACATCGCCTACCTGCTGATTACGGCGGGCCTGCTCGGCCTTTATGTCGAGTTCACGCATCCGGGAGTGATGTTTCCGGGCGTCGTGGGCGGTATCTGCCTGCTCCTCGGTTTGACGGCGTTGCAGGTGCTGCCGATCAACTACAGCGGCCTCGCTCTGATCGGCCTCGGCGTCGCCCTGCTCGTCAGCGAGCTTTTCCTGCCCAGTTTCGGCATTCTCGGCGTCGGCGGGATAGCCGCGTTCGTACTCGGGTCGCTTCTGCTGTTCGACACGCCGGAATCCGACCTCGCCGTGGACCCTGCCATCGTGTATGCCGCCGCTGCGACCTTCGGCGGCTTCACCCTACTGGTAAGCTTCCTGGTGGTACGGTCGCAGCGCCGACCGGCAGCGCTCGGCAGTGAGGGTCTCCTGGGAACGATCGGCGAAGTGCGTCAGGCATTGCCCGGCGGCCACGAGACGGGCAAGGTCTTCGTGCACGGCGAGCATTGGAACGCCATTGCCGACGAGGCGATCGAAGTGGGAGCGGAAGTCGAGGTTATCGGCGTAGACGGGCTGCGCTTGCACGTGCGCCGGGCCCGTCAAGAGTGA
- a CDS encoding Mrp/NBP35 family ATP-binding protein, translating to MAASPTPAAGGNPFAERRPIPGIRDILAVTSAKGGVGKSTVATNLALALQRIGLRVGLMDADIYGPSLPMMLGADGRPQTSDTQRIAPIDHGGLRVMSVGFFLDDSSPVIWRGPLVMGLVRQFLRDVDWGGLDALVVDLPPGTGDAPLTLLQQVPLAGGVVVTTPQDVATLDVQRGIAMFEEVGTPLLGIIENMSFYECPHCGHHDDIFGSGGGERLAGVAGVPLLGRIPLVADIRSGGDTGAPIVVAHPEHAVSRAFTEIARKLQARLETQRAASAPAATLE from the coding sequence ATGGCCGCCTCCCCGACGCCTGCAGCCGGCGGAAACCCGTTCGCGGAACGGCGGCCAATACCCGGTATCCGCGACATTCTCGCAGTCACGAGCGCCAAAGGCGGGGTGGGCAAATCGACCGTGGCCACCAACCTTGCCCTGGCGTTGCAACGCATCGGCCTGCGCGTCGGCCTCATGGACGCCGACATCTACGGCCCGAGCCTGCCGATGATGCTCGGGGCGGACGGCCGGCCGCAGACCTCTGACACGCAACGCATCGCCCCGATCGACCACGGCGGACTTCGCGTCATGTCGGTTGGGTTCTTTCTCGACGATTCTTCCCCGGTAATCTGGCGCGGGCCGCTGGTCATGGGGCTGGTGCGGCAATTCCTCCGGGATGTCGACTGGGGAGGGCTTGACGCGCTCGTGGTCGATCTGCCTCCCGGCACCGGAGACGCTCCTCTAACCCTCCTGCAACAGGTGCCGCTGGCCGGCGGCGTGGTGGTAACGACGCCGCAGGACGTGGCGACCCTGGACGTACAACGGGGCATTGCCATGTTCGAGGAGGTCGGCACGCCGTTGCTCGGCATCATTGAAAACATGAGCTTCTACGAGTGTCCTCATTGCGGTCATCATGACGATATCTTCGGCAGCGGCGGCGGCGAAAGGTTGGCCGGCGTGGCGGGGGTCCCCCTGCTCGGACGCATACCGCTGGTCGCCGACATCCGCTCCGGGGGAGACACCGGCGCACCGATCGTCGTGGCCCATCCGGAGCATGCCGTCAGCCGGGCGTTCACGGAGATTGCCCGTAAGTTACAGGCGCGCCTGGAGACCCAGCGCGCGGCGAGCGCCCCGGCGGCGACCCTCGAGTGA